A single genomic interval of Corylus avellana chromosome ca10, CavTom2PMs-1.0 harbors:
- the LOC132164259 gene encoding cell division control protein 6 homolog B-like, with product MPAIARSNGDSTPQKRRLRSDAAAAQESPISTTVSWKSPRRCITASPNSPSNGTERDSSENPKKSPVKKLSDRFISKPKWNPRDAEQMRAVKEALHVSTAPSTVVCREEEQKRVLEFCKACVEQEKAGSLYVCGCPGTGKSLSMEKVKLLLVDWAKEAGHQQPDVLSINCTSLTKTPDIFSKILSKAQPRKKVNGSATSALQHLQSFYSQKPQSSGMKMMMVIADELDYLITKDRAVLHDLFMLTTFPFSRCILIGIANAIDLADRFLPRLQSLNCKPIVVTFRAYYRDQILKILQERLMALPYAVFQLQALELCARKVAAASGDMRKALCVCRSAIEVLEAELRESGSNFNSSTVEKSFFEQQIPTVPDILKKQEIDVVRLDHMAVALSKTYKSPIVDTIQSLPQHQQIALCSAVKLFRGGKKDATVGELNKSYMDICKTSLIPPVGSLELSSICRVLNDQGLLKLGQSREDKSRRVTLRVDEADITFALQGIRFFRNCLQ from the exons ATGCCCGCCATTGCCCGATCCAACGGGGACTCCACACCCCAGAAGCGTAGGTTGAGATCAGACGCAGCGGCGGCGCAGGAGAGCCCTATCTCTACGACGGTCAGTTGGAAATCGCCTCGCCGATGCATCACTGCGAGCCCAAACAGTCCCTCAAAT GGAACTGAGAGAGATTCCAGTGAAAATCCTAAGAAATCGCCGGTGAAGAAATTGTCCGATAGATTTATTTCTAAACCAAAATGGAATCCTAGAG ATGCTGAGCAGATGAGGGCAGTGAAGGAGGCATTGCACGTCTCGACGGCGCCGTCTACGGTTGTGTGCCGTGAGGAGGAGCAGAAGAGGGTCTTGGAGTTCTGCAAGGCATGTGTGGAGCAAGAGAAGGCCGGGAGTTTATACGTGTGCGGGTGTCCGGGGACCGGGAAATCGTTGTCGATGGAGAAAGTGAAACTGCTTTTGGTTGATTGGGCAAAAGAG GCAGGTCATCAGCAGCCGGATGTGTTGAGTATAAATTGTACTTCTCTTACAAAAACACCGGATATTTTCAGCAAG ATACTTAGTAAAGCGCAACCTCGAAAGAAAGTTAATGGGTCGGCTACTTCGGCCTTGCAACATCTCCAGAGCTTTTATTCTCAAAAGCCGCAGTCTTCTGGCATGAAGATGAT GATGGTAATCGCTGATGAGTTGGACTATTTAATTACGAAAGACAGGGCTGTGCTTCATGATCTTTTCATGCTTACAACCTTCCCTTTCTCTAGATGTATATTGATAG GAATAGCTAATGCCATAGACCTAGCAGATCGTTTTCTTCCAAGACTACAGTCATTAAATT GCAAACCTATTGTAGTAACTTTTCGGGCATACTATAGAGATCAGATCCTCAAGATACTTCAGGAAAGGCTAATG GCACTTCCTTACGCTGTCTTTCAACTGCAAGCATTGGAACTCTGTGCCAGA AAAGTTGCTGCTGCATCTGGAGATATGAGGAAAGCTCTCTGTGTTTGCAG GAGTGCAATTGAGGTGCTAGAAGCAGAGCTTAGAGAATCTGGCAGCAACTTCAATTCGTCAACAGTAGAGAAATCATTCTTTGAACAGCAGATACCTACAGTTCCtgatattttgaaaaaacaagaaatagacGTT GTGAGGCTTGATCATATGGCCGTTGCTTTGTCAAAGACTTATAAATCACCAATAGTGGATACTATTCAATCTCTCCCACAACATCAACAG ATTGCACTTTGCTCTGCTGTCAAACTTTTCCGTGGGGGAAAGAAGGATGCAACTGTAGGGGAG CTGAATAAATCCTATATGGATATCTGCAAAACATCACTAATCCCCCCTGTAGGGAGCTTGGAACTTTCAAGTATATGCAGAGTGCTAAATGACCAG GGGCTTCTCAAACTAGGTCAGTCTCGTGAAGATAAATCGAGAAGAGTGACATTAAGAGTGGATGAAGCAGACATCACTTTCGCATTGCAG GGAATCCGTTTCTTCCGCAACTGTCTTCAATAA
- the LOC132164426 gene encoding large ribosomal subunit protein uL10-like: protein MAVKTSRAEKKILYDKKLCALLSQYSQILIVHADNVGSTQLQSIRQGLRGHSVVLMGKNTMMKRTIKIHAETSGNEAVNNILPLLVGNVGLIFTKGDLKEVREEVGKYKVGAPARVGLVAPIDVVVPPGNTGLDPSQTSFFQVLNIPTKINKGTVEIITPVELIKKGDKVGSSEAALLSKLGIRPFSYGLVVLSVYDSGSVFSPEVLDLTEDDLVEKFALGVSMVASLSLAVSYPSLAAAPHMFIHAYKNALGVAVATEYSFPQAEQVKEFLKDPSKFVVAAAPVEAAVAPDAAAAKVEEKKEDVEEESDDDMALNLFD, encoded by the exons atggcggTGAAAACCTCGAGGGCGGAGAAGAAAATATTGTACGACAAGAAGCTATGCGCATTGCTCAGTCAGTACTCCCAGATTCTAATCGTCCACGCCGACAACGTGGGCTCGACCCAGCTCCAGAGCATTCGCCAGGGCCTCCGAGGTCATTCGGTTGTTTTGATGGGCAAGAACACGATGATGAAGCGTACCATCAAGATCCATGCGGAGACCTCCGGGAACGAGGCTGTCAATAACATCCTTCCTCTTTTGGTG GGTAATGTGGGATTGATCTTCACCAAGGGTGATTTAAAGGAAGTGAGGGAAGAGGTTGGTAAGTATAAG GTGGGAGCTCCGGCACGTGTTGGTCTTGTTGCACCAATCGATGTTGTTGTCCCCCCTGGAAATACAGGACTTGATCCTTCTCAGACTTCCTTCTTTCAG gtgCTGAACATCCCCACCAAGATCAACAAAGGTACTGTGGAGATCATCACCCCCGTGGAGCTCATTAAAAAGGGTGACAAGGTGGGATCCTCTGAGGCTGCACTTCTTTCAAAGCTTGGGATACGTCCATTCTCCTATGGTCTTGTCGTACTCTCTGTCTATGACAGTGGATCGGTCTTCAGTCCTGAGGTGCTTGATCTCACGGAGGATGATCTTGTCGAGAAATTCGCTCTTGGGGTCTCCATGGTTGCCTCTTTGTCGCTGGCTGTCTCGTACCCAAGTCTTGCTGCTGCACCCCACATGTTCATTCATGCATACAAGAATGCTCTGGGCGTTGCAGTAGCTACAGAGTATTCCTTCCCACAGGCAGAGCAAGTGAAGGAATTCTTGAAG GATCCGAGCAAGTTTGTTGTTGCGGCGGCCCCTGTTGAAGCTGCTGTTGCTCCAGATGCTGCTGCTGccaaggtggaagagaagaaggaagatGTGGAAGAAGAGTCTGATGATGACATGGCTCTCAATTTGTTTGACTGA
- the LOC132163121 gene encoding cation/H(+) antiporter 4-like → MAREASTDRHTMLYANTSGMNTIVECTEIPSTFHSTGMWNYIHHGIVPYMLPLLQLQMVLIFILFQCSHYVLKRYGIPKFTTQLIVGIILGPSFLGNLKIFNNIFFSIKSQEIIGMLSFLSYALFLFVSGVKTDVGMIKRNGRKALFIGIASMLLPLLIGLSVEVKIGRLWLKEEAYRLPFETTAHCMTSLPVLALLLEDLKILNSELGRLSLSAGLVSEILTLLLFISTTVIRLNDKKGSMFAFVALGAIMIFIIIVAFVIRPAMFWVIKQTPEGRPVENTYIHTIMLMVLGSSLFSHLFGHTLLFGPFVLGLAVPDGPPLGSIIINKFNCFISDVFLPLFVTTCAMRIDLSLIKFNNKFMTVNGSLLVLTFVVKIVASLIPPLYSKMPLNDALALALLLSCKGIAQLSYYTYLRDIEIMTDQVFALSCVSILVTAIFAPLLVKFLYHPSRRYAGYQKRDIMHCKANTELRILVCIHRPDNIAAVTKLLEVSCPSREKPLAVYVLHLIQLIGRATPIFISHQLQKKIVSNISSSENVIIAFNHFQQDNQGVVSVNVFTTVSVLKFMHEDICILGLDKLTSLIVLPFHRKWSTNGFVESDDNTIRTLNCSVLELAPCSTGILVDCGHLGRLMVSSQSPCSIAMFFLGGNDDREALAFAERMANHSKITLTVVHFVASSNEDDTNWDKLFDNEILNDFKLNKVGNEYVIFQEEMVKDGAQTALIVRYMVNQYDLIIVGRRHNVESPQTSGLAEWSEFPELGIMGDLLVSLNLNNRTSIFVVQQQQKKA, encoded by the exons ATGGCAAGAGAGGCTTCGACTGATCGTCATACAATGTTATATGCTAATACAAGCGGCATGAACACCATAGTCGAATGCACTGAGATTCCCTCCACATTCCATTCAACAGGAATGTGGAACTACATTCATCATGGGATTGTGCCGTATATGTTGCCACTACTTCAGCTGCAGATGGTTCTCATTTTCATCCTCTTCCAATGCTCCCATTACGTTCTTAAGCGTTATGGAATCCCCAAGTTTACCACACAACTTATT GTAGGCATAATCCTTGGTCCATCGTTTCTGGGAAACCTCAAAATAttcaacaatattttcttctcaATTAAAAGTCAAGAAATAATAGGGATGTTGTCTTTCCTTAGTTACGCGCTCTTTCTCTTTGTGAGTGGGGTTAAAACAGATGTaggaatgataaaaagaaaCGGAAGAAAAGCCTTGTTTATCGGTATTGCAAGCATGTTGTTGCCTTTGCTAATTGGGTTGTCTGTCGAAGTGAAAATTGGAAGACTCTGGTTGAAGGAAGAAGCATATAGACTTCCATTTGAAACAACAGCACATTGTATGACTTCATTACCTGTCCTTGCTTTGCTTCTTGAGGACCTCAAGATCCTTAATTCTGAACTTGGTCGATTAAGCCTATCTGCAGGATTGGTAAGTGAAATTTTAACCTTGCTACTTTTCATTAGCACCACCGTGATTAGACTTAACGACAAGAAAGGTAGTATGTTTGCCTTTGTAGCTTTAGGAGCAATCATGATCTTTATTATCATCGTCGCATTTGTAATTCGACCAGCAATGTTTTGGGTAATCAAGCAGACACCAGAAGGCAGACCTGTTGAAAACACATATATTCATACCATCATGCTAATGGTGCTTGGCTCTAGCTTGTTTTCTCACTTGTTTGGTCATACTTTACTCTTTGGACCTTTCGTTCTCGGTTTGGCAGTACCAGATGGACCGCCTTTAGGATCAATCATTATCAATAAGTTCAATTGCTTCATTTCTGATGTGTTTCTGCCACTCTTCGTGACTACTTGTGCGATGAGGATTGATCTGAGTTTAATCAAATTCAATAACAAATTCATGACGGTCAATGGAAGTCTCCTTGTTTTGACTTTTGTGGTCAAAATTGTGGCTTCTTTGATTCCTCCCTTGTACTCCAAAATGCCATTAAATGACGCTCTGGCACTCGCTCTCTTATTGAGTTGCAAAGGAATAGCCCAACTTTCATACTATACATATCTCAGAGATATTGAG ATCATGACAGACCAGGTGTTCGCTTTGTCATGTGTTAGCATCCTAGTGACTGCAATTTTCGCGCCACTTCTCGTGAAGTTCTTGTACCACCCTTCCAGAAGATATGCAGGTTACCAGAAAAGGGATATTATGCATTGCAAAGCCAACACAGAGCTCCGAATCTTAGTGTGCATTCACAGGCCAGATAACATTGCTGCTGTAACCAAACTACTTGAAGTCTCGTGCCCATCTAGGGAAAAGCCTCTTGCTGTTTATGTACTTCACcttatccaattaattggtagaGCCACTCCTATTTTTATTTCCCACCAACTGCAGAAAAAGATTGTGTCCAATATTTCTTCTTCAGAGAATGTCATTATCGCCTTCAATCACTTTCAACAAGACAATCAAGGTGTTGTATCAGTAAACGTCTTTACAACAGTCTCTGTATTAAAGTTCATGCACGAAGACATATGCATCCTTGGATTGGACAAACTCACATCCCTCATAGTACTCCCGTTCCACCGAAAATGGTCCACTAATGGTTTTGTTGAATCAGATGACAATACCATAAGGACCTTAAATTGCAGTGTGCTTGAACTAGCCCCCTGCTCTACTGGGATCCTTGTTGACTGTGGTCATTTAGGCCGCTTAATGGTTTCATCACAGTCGCCATGTTCTATTGCCATGTTCTTCTTAGGAGGTAATGATGATCGAGAGGCCTTGGCTTTTGCCGAGCGCATGGCCAATCATTCAAAAATTACCTTGACGGTGGTTCACTTTGTTGCCTCTAGCAATGAAGATGATACCAATTGGGACAAATTGTTTGACAATGAGATACTGAATGATTTTAAACTTAACAAAGTGGGTAATGAATATGTTATATTCCAAGAGGAGATGGTGAAGGATGGGGCTCAGACAGCATTGATAGTTCGATATATGGTGAACCAATATGACCTTATTATTGTTGGTAGACGGCATAACGTAGAGTCTCCTCAGACATCTGGGCTTGCAGAATGGAGTGAATTTCCAGAGCTGGGGATTATGGGAGACTTGCTTGTCTCATTAAATCTTAACAACAGAACTTCTATTTTTGTggtgcaacaacaacaaaagaaggCCTAG
- the LOC132163122 gene encoding cation/H(+) antiporter 3-like — MDIGMIKRNGRNALFTGVASTLFPLLIGLSVEVKIGRLLLKEEAYKLPYVTIAHCITSFPVLALLLEDLKILNSELGRLSLSATMICDMLSLLALIISSLLRTYQVQGSMFAAINLGAVIIYIFILVYAIRPAMFWVIRQTPKGRSIKDAYIHIIMLMILGFSLLSNYFGESLLYGPFILGLAIPDGPPLGSTIVNKFNCFISDVFLPLYVTTCAMRTDLYLIKFDNNFMTFNGILIIFIFVAKMLGSLVPPLYAKMPLNDALTLALLMSFKGVTQLEYYSFLNDLEVMTDQVFTLSCVSILVIAISAPLLVKFLYHPSRRYAGYQKRDIMHCRANTELRVLVCIHRPDNIAAVIKLLEVSCPSRERPLAVYVLHLIELIGRTSPIFISHQVQKKTLSNSSYSENVILAFNKFEQGNQDVVSVNIFTSISILQSMHEDICILGLDKLTSLIVLPFHRKWSTDGIVELEDSTIRTLNCSMLELAPCSIGILVDRGYLGRQMVSSQSLCYVAMFFLGGNDDREALAFANRMANHSKIALTVIHFVASGTEGDTRLDKLFDNEILNLVKLNNVGREYVIFQEKIVKDGAQTALIIRGMINEYDLIIVGRRHNVESPQTSGLAEWSEFPELGIMGDLLVSLNLNNAASVFVVQQQQKKT, encoded by the exons ATGGATATaggaatgataaaaagaaatggaagaaaTGCCTTGTTTACTGGTGTTGCAAGCACGTTGTTTCCTTTGCTAATTGGGTTGTCAGTTGAAGTGAAAATTGGAAGGCTATTGTTGAAAGAAGAAGCATATAAACTTCCATATGTAACAATAGCTCATTGTATAACTTCATTTCCAGTCCTTGCTTTGCTTCTGGAGGACCTCAAGATCCTAAATTCTGAACTTGGTCGATTAAGCCTATCTGCAACAATGATATGCGACATGTTATCCTTGTTAGCTCTCATTATTAGCTCCTTACTTAGAACTTACCAGGTACAAGGTAGTATGTTTGCGGCTATAAATTTAGGAGCAGTCATCATCTATATTTTTATCCTTGTATATGCAATTCGACCGGCAATGTTTTGGGTAATCAGGCAGACACCGAAAGGCAGGTCTATCAAAGACGCATACATTCATATCATCATGCTGATGATCCTTGGATTCAGCTTGCTTTctaattattttggtgagaGTTTACTCTATGGACCTTTCATTCTTGGTTTGGCAATACCAGATGGACCGCCTTTAGGATCAACCATTGTCAATAAGTTCAATTGCTTCATTTCGGATGTGTTTCTACCACTCTATGTGACTACTTGTGCTATGAGAACTGATCTATATTTAATCAAATTCGATAACAATTTCATGACATTCAACGGAAtcctcatcattttcatttttgtggCCAAAATGTTGGGTTCTTTGGTTCCTCCTTTGTATGCCAAAATGCCATTAAACGATGCTCTGACACTCGCTCTCTTAATGAGTTTCAAAGGTGTAACCCAACTTGAATACTATTCATTTCTCAATGATCTTGAG GTCATGACAGACCAGGTGTTCACTTTGTCATGTGTTAGCATCCTAGTGATAGCAATTTCTGCGCCACTCCTAGTGAAGTTCTTGTACCACCCTTCAAGAAGATATGCAGGTTACCAGAAAAGGGATATTATGCATTGTAGAGCCAACACGGAGCTCCGAGTCCTAGTTTGCATTCATAGGCCTGATAATATTGCTGCTGTAATCAAACTACTTGAAGTCTCGTGCCCATCTAGAGAAAGGCCTCTTGCTGTTTATGTGCTTCACCTTATCGAGTTAATTGGTCGAACATCTCCTATTTTTATTTCCCACCAAGTACAGAAAAAGACTCTGTCCAATAGTTCCTATTCTGAGAATGTCATTCTCGCCTTCAATAAATTTGAACAAGGCAATCAAGATGTTGTATCAGTAAACATCTTCACGTCAATCTCAATACTTCAGTCCATGCACGAAGACATATGCATCCTTGGATTGGATAAACTTACATCCCTCATAGTTCTCCCGTTCCACCGAAAATGGTCCACTGATGGTATTGTTGAATTAGAGGACAGTACCATAAGAACCTTAAATTGCAGTATGCTTGAACTAGCCCCCTGCTCTATTGGGATTCTTGTTGACCGTGGTTATTTAGGTCGCCAAATGGTTTCATCACAATCATTATGTTATGTTGCCATGTTCTTTTTAGGAGGTAATGATGATCGAGAGGCATTGGCTTTTGCCAATCGCATGGCCAATCACTCGAAAATTGCCCTAACTGTGATTCACTTTGTTGCGTCTGGCACTGAAGGTGATACCCGATTGGACAAATTGTTTGACAATGAGATACTAAATCTTGTTAAACTTAACAATGTGGGTAGGGAATATGTGATATTTCAAGAGAAAATTGTGAAAGATGGGGCTCAAACAGCATTGATAATTCGAGGTATGATTAATGAATATGACCTTATTATTGTTGGTAGACGACATAACGTAGAGTCTCCGCAGACATCTGGGCTTGCAGAATGGAGTGAATTTCCAGAGTTGGGGATTATGGGAGACTTGCTTGTCTCATTAAATCTTAACAACGCAGCTTCTGTTTTTGTggtgcaacaacaacaaaagaagacCTAG